A DNA window from Bacillus carboniphilus contains the following coding sequences:
- a CDS encoding M2 family metallopeptidase: MKASIFLEGVNNDIQTLVTPLSLAAWGAQTTGETHWVDELTAAEIKLNHFFSDRERFNQIKELLNGGYHLSEVERRQLTLLVNEMESKQLPKEVLEAKAKASAELNHLYNTYNPEMDGKTYMPNDIRSILSESKDEKERENAWKASKQVGKVVSSKLLKLVRLRNESARFLGYSDYYEMAFKGQELDLDEIFSMFHQFLKDTDSVFREWKMELDEELAKKYGITISELKPWHYEDPFFQKAPSTDQLDLNHLFKSQNVTDLTIKTFELLGMDIQDILEKSDLEPRKGKNPTAFCMNVNREGDVRVLCNIAPSHYWMGTMLHEFAHATYDKLVDTRLPYLLRTPSHILTTEAMAMMFGRMVENPEWLEKVLKLDKAAIAHMKPALQKYQLFTSLISARFIITFVFFERELYKDPEQDLNQLWWELVEEIQHIKAPKERVIEPDWAAKIHFTLAPVYYQNYLLGEFMAYQIHDFIKEYISDEFFHGRVGHYLTQKVYRPGALYSWNDLLMKLTGESLQYHSFIKEINLLPPQKVNID, from the coding sequence ATGAAAGCTTCAATCTTTCTGGAAGGAGTTAATAATGATATTCAGACACTAGTAACTCCTTTAAGTTTAGCAGCTTGGGGTGCACAGACTACTGGGGAAACACACTGGGTAGATGAATTGACAGCTGCTGAAATTAAACTCAATCATTTCTTCTCAGACCGTGAAAGGTTCAATCAGATTAAGGAGTTACTAAATGGTGGTTATCATTTATCTGAAGTGGAGAGAAGACAACTTACATTATTGGTTAATGAGATGGAGTCTAAGCAGTTGCCAAAAGAGGTTTTGGAGGCGAAGGCGAAAGCATCAGCAGAGCTCAATCATCTTTACAACACGTATAATCCTGAAATGGATGGTAAGACATACATGCCAAATGATATCCGTTCTATTCTATCTGAAAGTAAAGATGAAAAAGAGCGGGAAAATGCTTGGAAGGCTAGCAAACAAGTCGGAAAGGTTGTTAGTAGTAAACTTCTAAAGCTGGTTCGTTTAAGGAATGAGTCTGCAAGATTCTTAGGTTATAGTGATTATTATGAGATGGCATTTAAGGGGCAGGAATTGGACCTTGATGAGATATTTTCTATGTTCCATCAATTCCTAAAAGATACTGATTCTGTTTTCCGAGAATGGAAAATGGAACTAGATGAAGAGCTTGCCAAAAAGTATGGGATAACAATATCAGAATTGAAGCCATGGCATTATGAAGATCCGTTTTTTCAAAAGGCGCCTTCTACAGATCAGCTTGACTTAAATCATTTATTTAAGTCCCAAAATGTAACGGACCTAACCATTAAGACGTTTGAATTATTAGGAATGGATATTCAGGATATTTTGGAGAAGAGCGATTTAGAGCCAAGAAAGGGTAAGAACCCAACCGCTTTCTGTATGAATGTAAACCGTGAAGGTGATGTAAGAGTTCTATGTAATATCGCCCCGTCTCATTACTGGATGGGGACCATGTTACATGAATTTGCACATGCGACGTATGATAAACTGGTGGATACTCGTCTGCCCTATCTGCTCAGAACGCCAAGTCATATTTTAACAACTGAGGCCATGGCCATGATGTTCGGTAGAATGGTAGAAAATCCGGAGTGGTTGGAGAAGGTTTTAAAATTGGATAAAGCTGCAATCGCTCATATGAAGCCTGCGCTACAAAAATATCAATTATTTACATCATTGATATCAGCTAGATTCATCATTACATTTGTGTTTTTTGAAAGAGAATTATATAAAGATCCGGAACAAGATTTAAATCAATTATGGTGGGAGCTTGTTGAGGAAATTCAACATATAAAAGCTCCAAAAGAACGTGTAATAGAACCTGACTGGGCTGCGAAAATACATTTTACGTTGGCTCCAGTTTATTATCAAAACTATTTATTGGGTGAGTTTATGGCTTACCAAATCCATGATTTTATCAAAGAGTATATTTCAGATGAATTTTTTCATGGTAGAGTAGGGCATTATTTGACACAGAAGGTATATCGGCCTGGTGCTCTTTATAGCTGGAATGATTTACTTATGAAGCTGACTGGAGAATCTCTTCAGTATCATTCATTCATAAAAGAAATAAATTTGTTACCCCCCCAAAAGGTAAACATAGACTAA
- a CDS encoding heavy-metal-associated domain-containing protein, whose protein sequence is MENMTIFVKEATSEQPIQSLENILMQIDGVERALVDMKDGEVKITYDKDKIASEEIIQRIEQHGMHQVQ, encoded by the coding sequence ATGGAAAATATGACGATTTTTGTTAAAGAAGCAACTAGTGAACAGCCCATCCAATCATTAGAGAACATTTTAATGCAAATTGATGGTGTAGAAAGAGCACTTGTTGACATGAAGGATGGAGAAGTCAAAATTACATATGATAAAGATAAAATTGCTTCTGAAGAAATCATCCAGCGTATAGAACAACACGGAATGCATCAAGTTCAGTAA
- the pepF gene encoding oligoendopeptidase F: protein MQTTAKKRKLRSEVPVEQTWKVEDLFATVEEWEAALREIEELIPTVTQYKNRLAEGPQVLLDCLEAQSAIMEKAILVGTYASLRSSEDGTNPENQANSGKLASAFARLGASLSFVDSEILALPGGTIEKYIEENKGLEPYRNNLEDLAARKPHTLSPETEEVLASLSEVHQAPYMIYQRSKSSDMQFNSFVTSDGEEQPNSFALFEDQHELSPDTETRRKAYDSFVETLKQYQNTFAATYTTEVKKQVALAKVRNYDSVTQMLLHPQKVTEEMYNNQLDVIQNELAPHMRRFAQLKKRVLGLDTLKFCDLKAPLDPDFNPKTTYEEASEVILESLKVMGPEYSEIMEKALKERWVDLADNVGKSTGAFCSSPYGSHPFILLTWTDTMRGAFILAHELGHAGHFYLANKNQRSFNTRPSTYFVEAPSTMNEMLLADHILSKTTDKRMRRWVILQLLGTYYHNFVTHLLEGEYQRRVYTLAEKGVPLTAKTLSEQKGEALANFWGDTVEIDEGAKLTWMRQPHYYMGLYPYTYSAGLTVSTAVSQLFKEEGQPAIDRWLEVLKAGGTKTPQELIQYAGVDMTTPDAIKKAVSYVGSLVDELEKSYE from the coding sequence ATGCAAACAACGGCTAAAAAAAGAAAATTACGCTCTGAGGTTCCTGTAGAACAAACTTGGAAAGTAGAAGATTTATTTGCAACCGTAGAAGAATGGGAAGCAGCTTTAAGAGAAATTGAAGAACTTATACCAACTGTTACCCAATACAAAAACAGACTAGCTGAAGGCCCACAAGTTCTCCTTGACTGTTTAGAAGCACAGTCTGCCATTATGGAAAAAGCAATTTTAGTAGGAACTTATGCTAGTTTACGTTCATCTGAAGATGGGACAAATCCAGAAAACCAAGCTAATTCAGGAAAACTAGCGTCTGCATTTGCTAGATTAGGAGCATCCTTATCCTTTGTTGATTCAGAAATTTTAGCTCTGCCTGGAGGAACAATTGAAAAATACATAGAGGAAAATAAAGGTTTAGAGCCTTATCGCAACAATTTAGAAGACCTTGCTGCAAGAAAACCACATACTCTATCTCCTGAGACTGAGGAAGTTTTAGCATCATTAAGTGAGGTTCATCAGGCGCCATATATGATTTATCAAAGAAGCAAATCTTCTGATATGCAATTTAACTCCTTTGTGACCTCCGATGGTGAGGAACAACCAAACTCGTTTGCTTTATTCGAAGATCAGCATGAATTATCTCCAGACACGGAAACACGCCGTAAAGCGTACGATTCTTTTGTTGAAACGTTAAAGCAATACCAAAATACTTTTGCAGCAACATACACAACGGAAGTTAAAAAACAAGTAGCATTGGCGAAAGTACGTAACTATGATTCTGTTACTCAAATGCTTCTTCACCCTCAAAAAGTGACAGAAGAAATGTACAATAATCAATTGGATGTCATCCAAAATGAACTAGCTCCACATATGCGTCGCTTTGCTCAATTGAAAAAGCGTGTTCTTGGACTAGACACATTAAAATTCTGTGATTTAAAAGCTCCACTAGATCCAGACTTCAACCCAAAAACGACGTATGAAGAAGCTAGTGAAGTAATCCTAGAATCTTTGAAAGTAATGGGTCCTGAGTATAGCGAGATTATGGAAAAAGCATTAAAAGAGCGTTGGGTAGACCTTGCTGATAACGTTGGTAAATCAACAGGTGCTTTCTGTTCAAGTCCGTATGGGTCTCACCCATTCATCCTATTAACTTGGACTGATACCATGAGAGGTGCCTTTATCCTAGCACATGAATTAGGACATGCTGGACACTTCTATTTAGCTAACAAAAACCAACGAAGCTTTAATACACGTCCATCTACGTATTTTGTTGAAGCTCCTTCTACAATGAACGAGATGCTTTTAGCAGATCATATCTTATCTAAAACAACGGATAAGCGCATGAGACGTTGGGTCATCCTTCAGCTATTAGGCACTTACTACCATAACTTTGTTACTCACCTTCTTGAGGGCGAATATCAAAGAAGAGTATATACATTAGCAGAAAAAGGTGTACCTTTAACTGCTAAGACATTATCTGAGCAAAAAGGTGAAGCTCTTGCAAACTTCTGGGGCGATACTGTTGAAATTGACGAGGGTGCTAAATTAACTTGGATGCGCCAACCGCATTACTACATGGGGCTTTATCCATATACGTACTCTGCTGGTTTGACTGTGTCCACAGCAGTTTCTCAGCTATTTAAAGAAGAAGGACAACCGGCCATTGACCGTTGGTTAGAAGTATTGAAAGCTGGAGGAACAAAAACACCACAGGAGTTAATTCAATATGCTGGTGTGGACATGACGACTCCAGATGCAATCAAGAAAGCCGTTTCTTATGTTGGGTCATTAGTAGATGAACTTGAAAAGAGCTATGAATAA
- a CDS encoding TldD/PmbA family protein has translation MLSKAIVEDVINAALETGGDFAEVFVEDRFTNTIYLQSGIIDNSMSGRDFGVGIRIFKGFNSTYTYTTDFSKEGLLKAARNAASALKGEDVLKANKLTSESVNPIHPILYMPQSVEKTRKVGVLKKAYEIAKNYHSSISQVKLRYFDEEQNVLIANSEGKFVEDKRVRGRIAINSVATRGNQMESGFYGPGALQGFEFMENLNLEHYASEASRIAVTMLDADPCPSGKFPVIIDNEFGGVIFHEACGHGLEATSVAKGQSVFAGKIGEKVAPEIVSYIDDGTLENEWGSINIDDEGEKSRKNVLIENGILKGYLIDKLNARRMGMDSTGSGRRQSYRFAPTSRMTNTYIAPGKSTPEEIISNTEHGIYTKYMGGGQVNTTTGDYNFAVMEAYMVKNGKIDKPIKGATLIGNGPKTLQLVDMVGNNLGHGAGMCGSVSGSIPVNVGQPMIRVSEMTVGGRKGDQ, from the coding sequence ATGTTAAGTAAAGCAATCGTCGAAGATGTCATCAATGCTGCACTTGAAACAGGTGGAGATTTTGCAGAAGTGTTTGTAGAAGACCGATTTACAAATACGATTTACTTACAAAGCGGGATTATTGACAATAGTATGTCTGGTAGGGATTTTGGAGTGGGGATTCGAATTTTTAAAGGCTTCAATAGTACCTATACATACACAACAGATTTTTCAAAAGAAGGCTTGCTAAAAGCTGCTAGAAATGCAGCGAGTGCCTTAAAAGGTGAAGATGTCTTGAAGGCAAATAAATTGACTTCTGAGTCAGTGAATCCGATCCATCCCATTCTTTATATGCCCCAGTCAGTTGAGAAGACGAGAAAAGTCGGAGTACTAAAAAAAGCCTATGAGATTGCTAAAAACTATCACTCAAGCATTTCACAAGTAAAGCTTCGATACTTTGATGAGGAACAAAATGTATTGATTGCAAACTCAGAGGGGAAATTTGTTGAGGATAAACGTGTGAGAGGGCGAATTGCGATTAACTCTGTTGCAACAAGAGGAAATCAGATGGAATCAGGATTCTATGGCCCAGGTGCTCTTCAAGGTTTTGAATTTATGGAAAACCTAAATTTAGAACACTACGCTTCGGAGGCTTCCAGAATCGCAGTCACTATGTTAGATGCTGATCCTTGTCCTAGTGGGAAATTTCCTGTCATTATTGATAATGAATTTGGCGGTGTTATTTTCCATGAGGCTTGTGGTCACGGCTTAGAAGCTACATCGGTTGCTAAGGGCCAATCGGTTTTTGCTGGAAAAATAGGAGAAAAAGTAGCACCGGAGATTGTTTCTTATATTGATGATGGAACGCTAGAAAATGAGTGGGGCTCTATCAATATCGATGATGAAGGGGAAAAATCTCGAAAGAATGTGTTAATCGAGAATGGTATTTTAAAAGGTTATTTAATTGATAAGTTAAATGCAAGAAGGATGGGTATGGACTCAACAGGCTCAGGACGTAGACAATCGTATCGATTTGCTCCTACATCACGAATGACTAATACTTACATCGCTCCTGGAAAATCGACTCCAGAGGAAATTATCTCCAATACAGAGCATGGTATTTATACAAAGTATATGGGCGGCGGCCAAGTCAATACGACCACTGGAGATTATAACTTTGCTGTTATGGAAGCATATATGGTCAAGAATGGAAAAATCGATAAACCAATTAAAGGAGCAACTCTAATAGGAAATGGACCGAAAACGTTACAACTTGTTGATATGGTTGGGAATAATCTTGGACACGGGGCAGGAATGTGTGGCTCCGTAAGCGGAAGTATCCCAGTAAATGTCGGTCAACCAATGATTCGTGTTAGTGAAATGACGGTTGGCGGTAGAAAGGGGGACCAATAA
- a CDS encoding TldD/PmbA family protein, producing MNVQDFKEKLFSEGKSIGFSDMELYYQKSDIFNCELFKGEVEKFTTSEEMGVSFRGLYNGKMGYAYTEKLDGESVYFLLENAKENSLIIEDAEPEEIFSGSERYENVNFYSETLSKISNEEKIDFMKKVDKEIYAQDERVVGTDFFILESAEVESALFNSKGLELLDRKNYLVFAVYVIVKENDVVKTAGHFEVVQNLDELDAGKIASTAVEEALSYLNPMSIPSKEYPVLLRNDTAASLISTFTPIFSAENAQQGMSQLKGKEGEQIAGENVCLIDDPFRKDGMFSRIFDAEGVASSKVSIIKNGKLNTLFHNLKTAKKAGVETTGHAFKNSYKGSVTVAPSNLYVQPGIKSYEMLVGEMKEGVIITELSGLHSGTNQISGDFSVAATGYYVKDGRIQSAANQMTIAGNFFELLNQIEEIGSDLKFSFGVPGSGYVGSPTLLVSGLSVTVE from the coding sequence ATGAATGTACAAGATTTTAAGGAAAAGTTATTTTCAGAAGGTAAATCCATTGGTTTTTCCGATATGGAGCTTTATTATCAGAAATCGGATATTTTTAACTGTGAATTGTTCAAAGGAGAAGTTGAAAAATTTACGACTTCAGAAGAAATGGGTGTTTCTTTCCGTGGACTTTATAATGGGAAAATGGGATACGCCTATACGGAGAAATTAGATGGGGAGTCTGTATATTTCCTTTTGGAAAATGCAAAGGAAAATTCTTTAATTATTGAGGATGCAGAACCAGAAGAAATCTTTTCTGGTAGTGAAAGATATGAAAATGTAAACTTTTATTCTGAAACTCTATCTAAGATATCAAATGAAGAAAAAATTGATTTTATGAAGAAAGTGGATAAGGAAATTTATGCTCAAGATGAAAGGGTTGTAGGGACAGATTTCTTTATTTTAGAGAGTGCAGAAGTAGAAAGTGCTCTGTTTAATAGTAAAGGTTTAGAACTACTCGATCGTAAAAATTATTTGGTCTTTGCTGTATATGTCATTGTAAAAGAAAATGATGTCGTAAAAACAGCTGGGCATTTTGAAGTTGTCCAGAATTTGGATGAGTTAGATGCCGGTAAGATTGCTTCTACTGCAGTAGAAGAAGCATTATCTTATTTGAACCCTATGTCTATTCCTAGTAAGGAGTATCCCGTTTTATTAAGAAATGATACGGCAGCAAGCTTGATTTCCACTTTTACGCCTATATTCTCTGCTGAGAATGCTCAACAAGGAATGTCTCAGTTAAAAGGGAAAGAAGGGGAACAAATAGCTGGAGAAAATGTTTGTCTCATTGATGATCCATTTAGAAAAGATGGTATGTTTAGTCGAATTTTTGATGCGGAGGGAGTGGCATCCTCAAAAGTTTCTATTATCAAAAATGGGAAGCTAAATACGTTATTTCACAATTTAAAAACGGCTAAAAAGGCAGGTGTTGAAACAACAGGGCATGCCTTTAAAAACTCTTACAAGGGCTCTGTAACGGTTGCTCCATCGAATCTGTATGTACAGCCAGGTATTAAGAGCTATGAAATGTTAGTAGGAGAAATGAAGGAAGGAGTAATTATTACAGAGCTATCAGGTCTGCATTCCGGTACAAATCAAATTTCGGGAGACTTCTCAGTAGCAGCAACAGGCTACTATGTAAAAGATGGAAGAATTCAATCGGCTGCAAATCAAATGACCATTGCAGGAAATTTCTTTGAACTATTAAACCAAATAGAAGAAATTGGCTCTGATCTTAAGTTTTCATTTGGAGTTCCAGGTTCTGGGTACGTAGGCTCCCCAACTTTATTAGTAAGTGGGTTATCCGTAACGGTTGAATAA
- a CDS encoding DUF819 domain-containing protein → MAILSQTALIQEPMAIFAYLTSLLGILFVLGQSKNPILQKFFHYAPPLIWTYFLPMISTTLGIIPSSSTLYDFVSTYILPVGLLLLLLSANVPATLKLGPKAIMMFFAGTLGVIIGGPIALAIFQPFLPAEAWTGVAALAGSWIGGSANMAALIDATGTPENILAPIIVVDTVVGYSWMGIMIFLAGFQDRFNRWNRADNSVIKKVNEDMGELQKKNSKPIDVPQLVAIIGLGFGVSYLIRMFSETLPQSSVLSASTWTIMIVSAVGILFSFTPIRKLENYGASKVGYAGIYILLATIGAKADLAYVVDAPQYVLMGIVWLAIHVLIIFLAARLLRAPLFFVAVGSQGNIGGTSSAPVVASVFQPSLAPVGLLMGILGNVVGTYAAVLTAYLAEWVSTFYL, encoded by the coding sequence TTGGCTATCCTTTCACAAACAGCATTGATACAAGAGCCAATGGCTATCTTTGCTTATTTAACATCACTGTTAGGGATTCTATTTGTCCTAGGACAGTCCAAAAATCCTATCTTACAAAAGTTTTTTCATTATGCACCACCTTTGATTTGGACGTATTTTTTACCAATGATTTCAACCACCCTTGGAATCATTCCATCAAGCTCAACCCTATATGACTTTGTATCTACATACATCCTACCTGTAGGACTTTTACTATTGCTATTGTCAGCTAATGTACCTGCTACATTAAAATTAGGACCAAAAGCAATTATGATGTTCTTCGCAGGGACCCTTGGCGTTATCATAGGTGGCCCAATTGCACTGGCTATATTCCAACCGTTTCTGCCTGCTGAAGCATGGACAGGTGTAGCTGCACTTGCTGGAAGCTGGATTGGCGGAAGTGCCAATATGGCAGCTTTAATTGATGCAACAGGAACACCTGAAAACATTTTGGCACCGATTATCGTGGTGGATACAGTTGTCGGATACAGCTGGATGGGAATCATGATTTTCCTAGCTGGATTCCAAGATCGCTTTAATCGCTGGAACCGAGCAGATAACTCAGTAATAAAAAAAGTAAATGAAGATATGGGAGAATTACAAAAAAAGAATTCGAAGCCGATTGATGTACCTCAGTTGGTGGCAATTATTGGACTTGGTTTCGGGGTTTCATATCTCATTCGTATGTTTTCTGAAACTCTTCCACAATCTTCTGTCTTATCAGCTAGTACCTGGACAATAATGATTGTTTCTGCTGTTGGTATTCTGTTTTCATTTACTCCTATTCGAAAACTTGAGAATTACGGAGCTAGTAAAGTGGGGTATGCGGGTATATATATCTTACTTGCTACCATCGGGGCAAAAGCTGATTTAGCATATGTGGTGGATGCACCTCAATATGTATTAATGGGAATTGTATGGTTAGCCATCCACGTGCTCATTATCTTCTTAGCGGCTCGTTTACTTCGTGCTCCCCTATTCTTCGTTGCAGTAGGGTCACAAGGAAACATTGGTGGGACAAGCTCAGCACCCGTTGTCGCTTCTGTATTCCAACCTTCACTAGCACCGGTTGGACTATTAATGGGGATTTTAGGAAATGTGGTCGGAACCTATGCCGCGGTTCTGACAGCTTATCTTGCTGAATGGGTATCGACATTCTACTTATAA